A genomic segment from Methanoculleus sp. SDB encodes:
- a CDS encoding arginosuccinate synthase, producing MKAAVLFSGGKDSALAALLLSRDYDVELNTFVFDPGRDRAAVIRAAEALCLPLQVRTFRPDLLAEVTGMIEKQGFPNDAINHVHREAITILAGEYGVVGDGIRFNDRVPMLSRGEVQHLESTCGCSYVRPLLGFGKPEIQRLAGRYLDVRYGETGEIDNGDYESEIRQALAGRGLDPASYFPPGHQQSLVIGRVNIRQNGDNNE from the coding sequence ATGAAGGCAGCGGTTCTCTTCAGCGGCGGAAAAGACAGCGCGCTTGCAGCTCTCCTGCTCTCGCGCGATTACGATGTGGAACTGAACACGTTTGTGTTTGATCCCGGACGTGATCGCGCCGCAGTGATCCGGGCGGCAGAAGCACTCTGTCTTCCGCTTCAGGTGAGAACTTTCCGTCCTGATCTCCTTGCAGAGGTAACGGGAATGATTGAGAAGCAGGGTTTTCCCAATGATGCGATCAACCATGTCCACCGCGAGGCGATTACCATTCTCGCGGGTGAGTACGGGGTTGTGGGTGACGGCATACGGTTCAATGATCGCGTGCCGATGCTCAGTCGCGGTGAAGTCCAGCACCTTGAGTCAACCTGCGGATGCTCCTATGTCAGGCCCCTGCTCGGTTTCGGGAAACCCGAAATACAGCGTCTTGCGGGCCGGTACCTGGACGTCAGATATGGTGAGACGGGGGAAATTGACAACGGGGATTACGAATCCGAGATCCGCCAGGCACTTGCCGGGCGCGGACTCGATCCTGCGTCATATTTCCCTCCGGGGCACCAGCAGTCGCTCGTGATCGGGCGCGTAAACATACGACAAAACGGTGATAACAATGAGTAA
- a CDS encoding 50S ribosomal protein L31 (one of the proteins encircling the polypeptide exit tunnel in the ribozyme), whose protein sequence is MVEKLKEQIYIIPLRDVKKAPRWKRSNRAIKDVRAFLEKHMKSKDVKLDSSINERVWERGSEKPPRSIRIRAMKFEDGQVQAELAEE, encoded by the coding sequence ATGGTTGAAAAACTCAAGGAGCAGATTTATATCATCCCGCTCAGGGATGTCAAGAAAGCCCCCCGTTGGAAGCGGAGCAACCGGGCAATCAAGGATGTCAGGGCGTTTCTCGAAAAACATATGAAAAGTAAAGATGTTAAACTGGACAGTTCTATCAACGAGCGTGTATGGGAACGAGGCAGCGAGAAACCTCCGCGGAGCATACGCATCCGTGCCATGAAGTTCGAAGACGGACAGGTCCAGGCCGAACTTGCTGAGGAGTGA
- a CDS encoding translation initiation factor 6 gives MKETIDFDADPHIGVFTRVFEDIAVIPPSAPAAYREAVREALGVEILLTTIQGSSIIGSLLVGNSTGMIVSGLVSPEELALLEEHRDVMRLERSMNAAGNVILCNDEFAVIHPDTGEKTAEKIGSFLDVPVVKSTFGGLPTVGMAAVATNRGVLIHPRSTPQEIAVLESITDLPVGTGSVNMGSGLVGTGLIANNRGYLAGHETTGYELGRIEEVFRFLE, from the coding sequence ATGAAAGAAACGATCGATTTTGACGCCGATCCTCACATCGGGGTTTTTACCCGTGTTTTTGAGGACATCGCGGTCATTCCGCCATCCGCACCCGCGGCATACCGGGAAGCGGTCCGTGAGGCACTTGGCGTCGAGATCCTGCTGACCACTATACAGGGGAGCTCCATTATCGGTTCCCTGCTGGTCGGTAACAGTACAGGGATGATTGTCAGCGGACTTGTCTCTCCCGAAGAGCTTGCGCTTCTGGAGGAGCATCGGGATGTCATGCGACTTGAACGGTCTATGAATGCGGCCGGGAATGTCATTCTGTGCAACGACGAGTTTGCAGTGATACACCCCGATACCGGGGAAAAAACAGCGGAAAAGATCGGTTCATTTCTCGATGTCCCTGTTGTGAAGTCGACCTTTGGCGGTTTGCCGACTGTCGGGATGGCTGCTGTGGCGACAAACCGCGGCGTGTTGATCCACCCGAGGTCGACACCGCAGGAGATTGCCGTTCTTGAGTCGATCACCGATCTCCCTGTCGGAACAGGCTCGGTGAATATGGGCAGCGGCCTCGTGGGTACCGGGCTTATTGCGAACAATCGCGGGTACCTTGCCGGACATGAAACGACTGGCTATGAATTAGGGCGGATTGAGGAAGTATTCAGATTTCTGGAGTGA
- a CDS encoding ribosomal LX protein, with the protein MAEQNYEVKGEFKVGDEWKPYSKVVTVPNEMLAKERIYTIIGSKHRLKRNYIKINAVLLVDGE; encoded by the coding sequence ATGGCAGAGCAGAACTATGAGGTAAAGGGTGAGTTCAAAGTGGGTGACGAGTGGAAACCATACTCAAAGGTCGTCACCGTCCCGAACGAAATGCTTGCTAAAGAGCGCATCTATACGATCATCGGCAGTAAACACCGGCTTAAGAGAAATTATATTAAAATCAACGCCGTTTTATTGGTTGATGGTGAATAA
- a CDS encoding prefoldin subunit alpha, which produces MVNNVEQVDPREVQMLQQYLNDYSQQIEYYSRQFEIIEQRRFESLAAIDTLKALDETGNDTVLLPLGGGASLRVRILDQKKVLLNIGADVVVERENNDVITYLQDRITEMEAIEKKLSASVEHVQKQAGEVARRIDSAYQQSQR; this is translated from the coding sequence ATGGTGAATAACGTGGAGCAGGTTGACCCCCGCGAAGTCCAGATGCTGCAGCAGTACCTCAATGATTACAGTCAGCAGATCGAGTACTATTCGCGGCAGTTCGAGATCATCGAACAGCGGCGGTTCGAATCGCTCGCCGCTATCGACACGCTGAAGGCACTGGATGAGACCGGGAATGACACGGTTCTTCTCCCGCTGGGCGGAGGCGCCAGCCTTCGTGTCAGGATTCTCGACCAGAAGAAGGTTCTTTTAAATATAGGGGCCGATGTCGTTGTTGAACGCGAAAACAATGACGTCATTACCTATCTGCAGGATCGCATCACGGAAATGGAAGCTATCGAGAAGAAACTATCGGCTTCCGTTGAGCACGTGCAGAAGCAGGCTGGCGAGGTTGCCCGCCGCATCGATTCGGCCTACCAACAGTCACAGCGCTGA
- a CDS encoding signal recognition particle-docking protein FtsY encodes MFDSLRDRLQGVQQKLGLSIKKAEEEAFESPAPATTPAPGKTPKKSGGNLVDKVKVFVRDRELVLTEKDIADPLEELELILLENDVALSAVDAIVETIRTDLTGTHRKIGSSVDAVVVNTLKHALRDVLGGGFDLTGYIDTHDRPVRVLFTGVNGTGKTTTVAKVAAYLKEHGYSVVIGSGDTFRAGANEQMTTHADRVGVKLIRHQQGADPSAVLFDAVEYARAHKIDVVLADTAGRFHNRANLMNQLEKIQRVMKPDLIVYVDEAVAGNDAVLRAGEFNAAVGTDAVVLTKADMDTKGGAAISIAHTIGKPIMFLGVGQGYGDIIPFSPDRIVDDLLGESG; translated from the coding sequence ATGTTTGATTCGCTCAGGGACAGACTTCAGGGAGTCCAGCAGAAACTGGGCCTGAGTATTAAAAAAGCGGAGGAGGAGGCTTTCGAGTCGCCAGCTCCGGCCACAACACCTGCTCCCGGGAAGACCCCGAAGAAGAGCGGGGGAAACCTCGTTGATAAAGTGAAGGTATTCGTTCGCGATCGCGAACTGGTGCTGACGGAAAAAGACATCGCCGATCCTCTGGAAGAACTTGAGCTGATTCTTCTGGAAAATGACGTGGCGCTGTCTGCCGTGGATGCCATCGTTGAAACCATCCGCACCGACCTGACCGGAACGCACCGAAAGATCGGATCATCGGTTGATGCGGTTGTCGTAAACACGCTGAAACATGCCCTTCGTGACGTACTGGGAGGAGGATTTGACCTGACCGGGTACATCGACACACACGATCGACCCGTCAGGGTTCTTTTTACCGGCGTCAACGGGACCGGTAAGACAACGACCGTTGCGAAAGTCGCCGCATACTTAAAGGAGCACGGGTATTCGGTTGTTATCGGATCGGGCGACACATTCCGTGCCGGGGCGAATGAACAGATGACGACCCATGCCGACCGTGTCGGCGTCAAGCTAATCCGGCATCAGCAGGGTGCTGATCCTTCCGCCGTACTCTTCGACGCGGTGGAGTATGCCCGCGCCCACAAGATTGACGTCGTGCTCGCCGATACGGCAGGACGGTTCCACAACCGGGCGAATCTCATGAACCAGCTTGAAAAAATCCAGAGGGTCATGAAACCTGATCTTATCGTATATGTCGATGAGGCGGTCGCCGGCAACGATGCGGTCCTCCGCGCCGGCGAGTTCAACGCGGCAGTGGGGACTGACGCAGTTGTCCTGACAAAAGCCGATATGGATACGAAGGGGGGCGCCGCGATCTCCATTGCGCATACCATTGGCAAACCCATTATGTTTCTCGGTGTCGGGCAGGGATACGGTGACATCATCCCGTTCTCGCCCGATCGGATTGTTGACGACCTTCTCGGGGAGAGTGGCTGA
- a CDS encoding signal recognition particle (with 7S RNA and Srp19 binds to the signal sequence of presecretory protein), with the protein MLDRLGGGLKDALKKLAGKTVIDKGAVDELVRDLQRALLQADVNVKLVMALSQSIKKRALEEEPPKGMGVREHVLRIVYEELVSLMGQAAEVHLGPQTILMAGLQGSGKTTTTAKLARYFQRKGLRTGVICADIFRPGAYDQLLHLCRQINIPCYGEPGVTDADQIVKSGLAELAGKEVIIIDTQGRHALEDDLIDEIVRLNVISKATHRWLVIDAALGQQARDQARRFHQAISIDGVIITKMDGTAKGGGSLSAVSETQSGIVFIGSGETIEDLERFDPNGFISRLLGMGDLKALVERAGEVITDEDVDVNAMLRGKFTLRDMYKQMEAVKKMGPLKQVLGMLPLGGMDIPQDAFDVTGQKMERYRIVMDSMTPAELDNPSVISGSRIHRIALGAGSTPEEVRELLKYYKTMQRALKGMRGGGGKFNMQRMMKKFGGM; encoded by the coding sequence ATGCTTGACAGACTGGGGGGCGGCCTGAAGGACGCTCTCAAAAAACTTGCAGGAAAAACCGTCATAGACAAGGGAGCGGTCGATGAACTCGTCCGTGATCTCCAGCGTGCCCTGCTTCAGGCAGATGTCAACGTCAAGCTCGTGATGGCGCTTTCCCAGTCCATTAAGAAACGGGCGCTTGAGGAGGAACCTCCAAAAGGAATGGGGGTACGGGAGCATGTGCTCAGGATCGTGTATGAGGAGCTTGTCAGCCTGATGGGGCAGGCCGCCGAGGTACACCTCGGCCCACAGACCATTCTGATGGCGGGGCTGCAGGGGAGCGGCAAAACAACCACAACCGCGAAACTGGCACGATACTTTCAGCGGAAAGGGCTTCGTACGGGTGTGATCTGTGCAGACATCTTCCGTCCGGGTGCATACGATCAGCTTCTCCATCTCTGCCGCCAGATAAATATCCCGTGCTACGGCGAACCCGGGGTTACCGATGCCGATCAGATCGTGAAAAGCGGCCTTGCGGAGCTTGCCGGGAAAGAAGTCATCATCATCGATACCCAGGGCCGGCATGCACTTGAGGATGATCTGATCGACGAGATTGTGCGATTAAATGTGATCTCGAAGGCGACACACCGGTGGCTCGTGATCGACGCGGCTCTGGGTCAGCAGGCCCGCGATCAGGCACGGCGATTCCACCAGGCGATCAGCATCGACGGTGTCATCATCACAAAGATGGATGGCACTGCAAAAGGTGGCGGGTCTCTCTCCGCCGTATCTGAGACACAGAGCGGCATCGTTTTTATCGGAAGCGGCGAAACCATCGAAGATCTCGAGCGCTTTGATCCCAACGGATTCATCTCGCGCCTGCTTGGCATGGGCGACCTGAAAGCGCTTGTCGAACGTGCGGGAGAAGTCATTACCGACGAGGATGTGGATGTCAACGCCATGCTCCGCGGCAAATTCACCCTTCGCGACATGTATAAACAGATGGAAGCGGTAAAGAAGATGGGGCCGTTGAAACAGGTGCTCGGCATGCTTCCCCTCGGCGGAATGGATATTCCGCAGGATGCATTTGACGTCACGGGCCAGAAGATGGAGCGGTACCGCATCGTCATGGACTCGATGACGCCTGCAGAGCTTGACAATCCTTCCGTTATCAGCGGATCGCGGATCCATCGGATAGCACTCGGTGCCGGATCGACCCCGGAAGAAGTGCGGGAACTTCTGAAATACTATAAAACGATGCAGCGTGCGCTGAAGGGGATGCGCGGGGGCGGCGGCAAATTCAATATGCAACGGATGATGAAAAAATTCGGCGGGATGTAA
- a CDS encoding tRNA (pseudouridine-N1)-methyltransferase, protein MRRFAIVGHRARTSGDFSLNDLPGGAGRIDVLCRCVNAAFFLSHDLRRDVECYLVLLGDPTPPKTVLFRGSELRSLNPDERSAAALLKKALSLPCGDEFRESSPGVYVRQSGLACLLGEVPCALLHEDGGDIRSADSIPEGFLLSDHMNFTPDEDEMTCDIPRISVGPLSLHADHTITVVQNEIDRRENGWN, encoded by the coding sequence ATGCGGCGGTTTGCGATTGTCGGGCACCGTGCCCGGACATCCGGCGATTTTTCCCTCAACGATCTTCCCGGGGGGGCGGGACGCATCGATGTGCTTTGCCGGTGTGTTAATGCGGCGTTCTTTTTGTCACATGACCTGCGCCGCGACGTCGAATGCTACCTGGTACTGCTTGGAGATCCCACGCCTCCCAAGACCGTGCTTTTTCGCGGTTCCGAACTGCGCTCCCTGAATCCCGACGAGCGCAGTGCTGCGGCACTCCTGAAAAAAGCGCTTTCGCTGCCGTGCGGAGATGAATTCAGGGAATCGTCCCCGGGCGTGTATGTCCGGCAAAGCGGCCTCGCATGCCTGCTCGGCGAGGTGCCCTGTGCACTCCTGCACGAGGATGGCGGGGACATCAGGTCCGCAGACAGCATTCCGGAAGGATTCCTCTTAAGTGACCATATGAATTTTACCCCAGACGAGGATGAAATGACCTGTGATATTCCACGCATATCGGTCGGCCCGCTCTCCCTTCACGCGGACCATACGATTACCGTCGTCCAGAACGAAATCGACCGGAGGGAAAACGGATGGAACTGA
- a CDS encoding pseudouridylate synthase, translating to MELINCTESLLEYGPICDHCLGRMFGKRSHGLANDERGHALRVAHALDRNIPFAEERNPCWICGNLFEETGLWAGRIAEALAGIEYATFLVGCRVPPLIAESEELVWTDLSLQSPEPIKAEFNREVGKAVSGITGKSVDFVRPDIVVICNIPDETLEVQINPLFVYGRYKKLVRGIPQTRWHCRVCRGKGCERCNFTGKMYAESVEELIGESVIADMQAEDAVLHGAGREDIDALMLGTGRPFVLEVVSPRRRSIDLANLETAINRSAEGKVAVVLDHWSDRHEVETIKSEKAHKEYSILVEVDGAFSIDDIRNSLKSISGTTIHQRTPERVSHRRADKVRKRRVITIECTGVEDGRYVIDVVGEAGLYIKELISGDNGRTTPSLGEILGARARVVTLDVVMVEGVVPEKAGGDVQ from the coding sequence ATGGAACTGATAAACTGTACAGAATCACTCCTTGAATACGGCCCCATCTGCGACCATTGCCTGGGCCGCATGTTCGGGAAACGCTCCCACGGTCTTGCCAACGATGAACGGGGACATGCACTCCGTGTCGCACATGCACTTGATCGGAACATCCCCTTTGCGGAGGAGCGCAACCCCTGCTGGATTTGCGGGAATCTCTTCGAAGAAACCGGCCTCTGGGCCGGGCGGATTGCGGAGGCGCTTGCCGGGATCGAGTACGCCACCTTCCTCGTCGGATGCCGGGTGCCTCCGCTCATCGCCGAAAGTGAGGAACTTGTGTGGACCGATCTTTCTCTCCAGTCTCCCGAGCCAATAAAGGCGGAGTTCAACCGCGAAGTGGGGAAGGCGGTTTCGGGCATAACCGGCAAATCCGTCGATTTTGTCCGTCCCGACATCGTCGTCATCTGTAATATCCCGGATGAAACCCTGGAGGTGCAGATAAACCCCCTGTTTGTGTATGGCAGGTACAAAAAACTCGTACGGGGGATCCCCCAGACCCGGTGGCACTGCAGGGTCTGCCGCGGGAAAGGATGCGAACGGTGCAACTTCACCGGTAAGATGTACGCCGAATCGGTCGAAGAGCTGATAGGCGAATCGGTCATAGCAGACATGCAGGCGGAGGATGCCGTCCTTCACGGTGCAGGACGGGAAGATATCGATGCGCTGATGCTTGGAACGGGACGGCCGTTTGTTCTCGAAGTGGTATCTCCCCGTAGGAGGAGTATCGACCTTGCCAATCTTGAAACGGCAATCAACCGGAGTGCCGAAGGGAAGGTTGCCGTCGTGCTGGATCACTGGAGTGATCGTCATGAGGTGGAAACCATTAAGTCGGAAAAAGCGCATAAAGAGTACAGCATTCTCGTCGAAGTAGACGGTGCTTTCTCCATTGACGATATCCGAAATTCTCTGAAGAGTATTTCCGGTACGACAATCCATCAGCGCACCCCCGAACGGGTTTCCCACAGGAGGGCGGATAAGGTCAGGAAGCGCAGGGTCATCACGATTGAGTGCACTGGTGTTGAGGACGGCAGATATGTCATTGACGTCGTCGGTGAAGCCGGACTCTACATCAAAGAACTCATATCCGGTGACAACGGCAGGACCACGCCAAGCCTTGGGGAGATTCTCGGCGCGCGTGCACGTGTTGTCACCCTGGATGTTGTTATGGTCGAAGGCGTTGTGCCCGAAAAGGCGGGCGGCGACGTACAATAA
- a CDS encoding DNA-directed RNA polymerase subunit F: protein MKIKAIVSEERITLPELRAALLAVEAERRDVGDEMSYELRKSIEHANLLTKSTAENAVALVNELVKLEKMKPEIASRIASIMPRTRDELRAIYAKERFTLTAEELDDILDLVMAHF, encoded by the coding sequence ATGAAAATCAAAGCAATAGTGAGCGAAGAGAGGATTACCCTCCCCGAACTGAGAGCCGCACTACTGGCAGTTGAAGCGGAGCGGAGGGATGTGGGTGATGAGATGTCCTATGAACTTCGTAAAAGCATCGAGCATGCCAATCTCCTCACGAAAAGCACTGCTGAAAACGCCGTTGCACTCGTGAATGAGCTCGTGAAGCTCGAAAAGATGAAACCAGAGATCGCATCGCGTATTGCAAGTATCATGCCGCGGACACGGGATGAACTCAGGGCAATCTACGCTAAAGAACGGTTCACCCTTACTGCTGAGGAGCTCGACGACATCCTTGATCTCGTGATGGCTCATTTCTGA
- a CDS encoding DNA-binding protein, producing the protein MRTDKKELHGVVLDILPIGHADPRRPQFRKEPLVQAVGVDQFKLLELIPKSQDIGIHETVYIGDREREKIERVKRRIGYEELSSTARLELPFAIESIVRENESRFVDFFNKAISVTPKLHMLHLLPGIGKKLMWEILDERQKKPFESFRDISERIKAIPHPEQMIIKRILEEIEDPEVKYHLFTSK; encoded by the coding sequence ATGAGAACTGATAAAAAAGAGCTTCACGGCGTAGTGCTTGACATACTGCCTATAGGTCATGCCGATCCCCGTCGTCCTCAGTTCCGCAAAGAACCCCTGGTACAGGCCGTGGGCGTCGATCAATTCAAACTTCTCGAGCTTATACCGAAATCGCAGGATATCGGGATTCATGAAACCGTCTATATCGGAGATCGCGAACGGGAAAAGATTGAGCGTGTCAAACGCCGTATCGGATACGAGGAACTGTCCTCAACCGCACGCCTCGAACTGCCGTTTGCAATAGAGAGCATCGTCCGGGAAAACGAGAGCAGGTTCGTTGATTTCTTCAACAAAGCCATATCTGTGACACCAAAGCTCCATATGCTCCATTTGCTTCCCGGTATCGGGAAGAAGCTGATGTGGGAGATACTGGATGAACGGCAGAAAAAGCCTTTCGAATCATTCCGGGATATCAGCGAACGCATCAAGGCGATCCCCCATCCGGAACAGATGATCATCAAACGCATTCTTGAAGAAATCGAAGATCCCGAGGTCAAATACCATCTTTTCACGTCAAAATGA
- a CDS encoding 16S rRNA methyltransferase, with product MSAPHDQHFLVDENAIQKIAGFLDVEGRRVLEIGPGEGPLTRALLDRGAIVIAIELDPALCADLELLFADEIDDGRLILVCGDAVRCDIPPFDIVVANLPYSASSKIMFRLLDIGFEAAVLMFQKEFAQRMIAAPGTPRSGRLSVMVQTYADAKPLLDLSPNAFRPRPQVRSWVVRLIPRPPPHPIRDRVLYADIVRELFSHRRKTIRKALKISTAPLGPVRVRHMLAGLPGSILGSRPEELDLAAFALIANCGSEAQQS from the coding sequence ATGAGCGCGCCACACGATCAGCACTTTCTTGTCGATGAAAATGCAATACAGAAAATCGCAGGCTTCCTCGATGTGGAGGGGCGGCGTGTGCTTGAGATCGGGCCGGGCGAGGGGCCACTGACGAGGGCGCTTCTCGACCGCGGTGCGATTGTTATTGCCATTGAGCTTGATCCCGCCCTGTGCGCAGATCTTGAACTTCTTTTTGCCGATGAGATCGATGACGGGCGCCTGATCTTGGTTTGCGGGGATGCCGTCCGGTGCGATATCCCTCCGTTTGACATTGTCGTTGCAAACCTGCCGTATTCCGCATCATCAAAGATCATGTTCCGCCTGCTTGATATCGGATTCGAGGCTGCTGTGCTGATGTTCCAGAAAGAATTCGCACAACGGATGATCGCGGCACCGGGGACACCCCGCAGTGGCCGCCTCTCGGTCATGGTGCAGACGTATGCGGATGCGAAGCCCCTTCTGGATCTCTCCCCGAATGCCTTTCGCCCCAGACCGCAGGTCCGGTCATGGGTTGTCAGGCTTATTCCCCGGCCTCCTCCGCACCCGATTCGGGACCGTGTGCTGTATGCCGATATTGTGCGGGAGCTTTTTTCGCACCGCCGGAAAACCATCAGGAAAGCCCTTAAAATCTCGACAGCGCCGCTCGGCCCGGTTCGTGTACGGCATATGCTTGCCGGTCTTCCCGGCAGCATCCTCGGGTCGCGTCCCGAAGAACTGGATCTCGCGGCATTTGCCCTGATTGCAAACTGCGGAAGCGAAGCGCAGCAATCGTGA
- a CDS encoding methylase — MQGDPQHGSLNPHPLHNQVYPPDEDTWLLLGAALRDVHPEDRVCEVGTGSGVIAAELSRRARIVATEINPHALATARGLGVDVVRTDLLSGIAGPCDLVVFNPPYLPTAPAERMDDWMECALDGGMTGREVIARFLSDVGRVLSPYGRVLLLVSSLTGIHEVQAACTEAGFITFVVAERALDDEKLYVLRLTKDLCRIGNDTLRGDI; from the coding sequence ATGCAGGGTGATCCGCAGCACGGTTCACTGAACCCGCATCCGCTCCACAATCAGGTGTACCCGCCGGATGAGGATACATGGCTGCTCCTTGGGGCTGCTCTCCGCGATGTGCATCCGGAGGATCGTGTCTGCGAGGTGGGGACCGGCAGCGGCGTGATCGCCGCCGAACTTTCACGAAGGGCACGCATAGTTGCGACGGAGATCAACCCGCACGCACTTGCTACCGCCCGCGGTCTCGGCGTGGATGTCGTACGGACGGATCTCCTCTCCGGTATTGCAGGACCCTGTGATCTGGTCGTCTTCAACCCTCCCTATCTTCCGACCGCGCCCGCTGAGCGGATGGATGACTGGATGGAATGTGCCCTTGACGGTGGCATGACAGGGAGGGAGGTGATTGCACGTTTTCTCAGCGATGTCGGCCGTGTGCTCTCCCCGTACGGCCGGGTACTTCTGCTCGTCTCGTCCCTCACCGGTATTCATGAGGTGCAGGCTGCGTGCACCGAAGCCGGATTCATCACCTTTGTGGTGGCGGAACGGGCACTGGATGACGAAAAACTTTACGTGCTCCGTCTGACGAAGGATCTCTGCCGTATCGGAAACGATACACTGCGGGGCGACATCTGA